One Clostridium estertheticum DNA segment encodes these proteins:
- a CDS encoding response regulator transcription factor — translation MSGQKILIIEDEIKIARFLELELAYEGYTVYQCHDGREGLDKAINEIFDIIILDIMLPSLNGLEVLRRLRLVSAVPVIMLTAKDEIMDKVMGLDIGADDYMTKPFAIEELLARIRTALKKAPVFKGITNILSIGELSLDLDGHMVTFRSNSIDLTKTEFDLLKYLIENKNIVLTRNKIIDIVWGYEYMGDTNVVDVYIRYLRSKIDDRFNKKFIYTVRGVGYLLKDE, via the coding sequence ATGAGTGGACAAAAAATTTTAATAATTGAGGATGAAATAAAAATAGCAAGATTTCTTGAGCTAGAATTAGCCTATGAGGGCTATACCGTTTATCAATGTCATGACGGACGAGAGGGCTTAGATAAAGCTATTAACGAAATTTTTGATATAATAATTCTTGATATTATGCTACCTTCACTAAACGGCCTAGAAGTATTAAGAAGACTAAGGCTAGTGTCTGCGGTTCCCGTTATAATGCTTACTGCAAAAGATGAGATAATGGATAAAGTTATGGGCCTTGACATAGGAGCCGATGACTATATGACTAAGCCTTTTGCTATTGAAGAATTACTAGCAAGAATAAGAACAGCATTAAAAAAAGCACCAGTTTTTAAAGGAATCACTAATATATTATCTATTGGGGAATTGTCCTTAGACTTAGATGGACATATGGTTACATTTAGAAGCAACTCCATAGACCTAACTAAAACGGAATTTGATTTACTTAAATACCTAATTGAAAATAAAAATATTGTACTTACAAGAAATAAAATTATAGATATAGTATGGGGCTATGAATATATGGGTGATACTAATGTAGTGGATGTGTACATTAGATATTTAAGAAGTAAAATAGATGATAGATTCAACAAGAAATTTATTTATACAGTACGAGGGGTGGGGTATCTTTTAAAAGATGAATAA
- a CDS encoding DUF4342 domain-containing protein yields the protein MSINLEQIDELRKRANVSYEDAKNALEQNAGNLIEAIVYLEKQNKIKPEETPSSESKFFKSVKKLIKKGNETKLIVKKDDNVVLNISVTLGIIISIVATPLAIAAIIYALVTNHKIRIQKKNSENLEINKVFDKMSVAINKVTTKITEEMKTE from the coding sequence ATGTCAATAAATTTAGAGCAAATTGATGAGTTAAGAAAAAGAGCTAATGTAAGTTATGAGGATGCTAAAAACGCCTTAGAGCAAAATGCAGGAAACCTTATAGAGGCAATAGTATATCTTGAAAAACAAAACAAGATTAAGCCAGAAGAGACTCCTTCCAGTGAAAGCAAATTCTTTAAGAGTGTAAAGAAGCTTATTAAAAAAGGCAACGAAACAAAATTAATAGTTAAAAAGGATGATAATGTTGTATTAAATATTTCTGTAACCCTAGGTATTATAATAAGTATAGTGGCTACTCCATTAGCAATTGCAGCAATAATATATGCTTTGGTAACTAACCATAAAATAAGAATTCAAAAGAAAAATAGTGAAAACTTAGAAATAAATAAAGTTTTTGATAAGATGTCCGTTGCTATCAATAAAGTAACTACAAAAATTACAGAAGAAATGAAAACTGAATAA
- a CDS encoding sensor histidine kinase, translated as MNNLKFIFKFMLQYLRFLFKAIKIILIFIPKLLKKLTYEIHKGLRFSISFKMTAVYTLIFSITLLLLSVGLIIGFRLFQLNEVQGELTKYSSVAINYAKLDSDIQKFNVDIFSNIEYVTFSVFDKSENLVYSTQKDKTKVSFNKDTSTYPVINEINQQIVFVTTKLTQNNKTFFLQFSKSLKKENEYWGIFSLIIFLVNIFSLIVTLGVGSKASKKMLLPIKDMTKITKAISINALDTRLNVSISHDELKDLAETINKMLDGIQTSYEQQNQFVSDASHELRTPISVIQGYANMLYRWGKDDKEVLEESITAIKGEAEDMQLLVEKLLFLARSDKNTQKIEKEYFYINELIDEIIKETKLIDILHEIKSDVNEQASIYADKKLLKQALRVFIDNSIKYTPKGGTIVLNSYIKKKILLIEIIDTGIGIPKEDLPFIFNRFYRCDKSRTKESGGTGLGLSIAKWIIGKNNGSIVVESRPEMGTKITIGLPMKNKL; from the coding sequence ATGAATAATTTAAAATTTATCTTTAAGTTTATGTTACAATACTTGCGATTTCTATTCAAGGCAATAAAAATAATACTAATTTTTATACCAAAGTTATTAAAGAAACTAACTTACGAAATTCATAAAGGGTTAAGATTTTCAATTAGTTTTAAAATGACCGCAGTATACACTCTTATTTTTTCTATTACACTACTTCTGTTAAGTGTAGGTTTAATTATAGGCTTTAGGTTATTTCAACTAAACGAAGTTCAGGGTGAGCTTACTAAATATAGTTCAGTGGCTATTAATTATGCTAAATTAGACAGTGATATTCAGAAATTTAATGTGGATATTTTTTCTAATATAGAATATGTAACCTTTAGTGTTTTTGATAAAAGTGAAAATCTTGTTTATTCTACCCAAAAAGATAAAACAAAGGTATCTTTTAATAAAGATACCTCAACTTACCCTGTTATTAATGAAATAAACCAACAAATTGTTTTTGTTACTACTAAACTGACCCAAAATAATAAAACCTTTTTCCTTCAATTTTCTAAAAGCCTTAAAAAAGAAAATGAATATTGGGGCATTTTTTCTCTAATTATTTTTCTAGTAAACATATTCTCTTTAATTGTTACATTAGGTGTTGGATCTAAAGCCAGTAAAAAAATGCTTCTGCCTATAAAAGACATGACAAAAATCACAAAAGCCATTTCAATTAATGCCTTAGATACTAGATTAAATGTTAGTATTTCCCATGATGAACTAAAAGATTTAGCTGAAACTATTAATAAAATGCTGGATGGTATTCAAACTTCCTATGAACAGCAAAACCAATTTGTATCAGATGCTTCTCATGAGCTTCGAACGCCAATCTCTGTTATTCAGGGCTATGCGAACATGCTATACCGCTGGGGAAAAGATGATAAAGAAGTGCTAGAGGAGTCTATAACCGCTATCAAGGGTGAAGCTGAGGATATGCAACTGTTAGTAGAAAAGCTTTTATTCCTTGCTAGAAGTGATAAAAATACTCAAAAAATAGAAAAAGAGTATTTTTATATTAATGAATTGATAGATGAAATCATAAAAGAAACGAAATTAATTGATATTCTCCATGAAATAAAATCTGATGTGAATGAACAAGCTTCTATTTATGCAGATAAAAAACTACTTAAGCAGGCATTAAGGGTTTTTATAGATAATAGCATAAAGTATACTCCAAAGGGTGGAACTATTGTGTTAAATAGCTATATTAAAAAGAAGATTCTATTGATCGAAATTATAGATACAGGAATAGGTATCCCTAAAGAAGATCTTCCCTTTATTTTCAATAGGTTTTATAGATGTGACAAGTCAAGAACAAAAGAAAGTGGTGGAACAGGACTTGGTTTATCTATAGCAAAATGGATTATTGGCAAGAATAATGGCTCCATTGTAGTAGAAAGCAGACCTGAAATGGGAACAAAGATAACCATTGGGCTTCCAATGAAAAACAAATTATAA
- the adhE gene encoding bifunctional acetaldehyde-CoA/alcohol dehydrogenase, translating into MKVTNVEELMIRIKEVRSAQKEFSTYSQDQVDEIFRQAAMAANNSRIDLAKMAVEETGMGIVEDKVIKNHFASEYIYNQYKDEKTCGVIDVDKSFGITKIAEPIGVVAAIVPTTNPTSTAIFKALISLKTRNGIIFSPHPRSKKSTIAAAKIILDAAVKAGAPKGIIAWIDEPSVELSQVVMRESDIILATGGPGMVKAAYSSGKPAIGVGAGNTPAIIDETAEIKMSVNSILLSKSFDNGVICASEQSVLVMEEIYDEVRKEFSERGAYILKKAEVDKVRKIILTNGSLNANIVGQSAFKIAEMAGVKVPEETKVIIGEVESVELEEAFSHEKLSPVLAMYKVKTFDEALTKAERLVELGGFGHTSSLYTHRTKSADRIAKFGATMKTGRVIVNMPAAQGAIGDLYNFKLAPSLTLGCGSWGGNSVSENVGVKHLLNVKSVAERRENMLWFRVPEKVYFKYGSLGVALKELKDMNKKKAFIVTDKVLYDLGYVDKVTSILEETGVEFKIFYDVEPDPTLAIAKKGAKEMEIFKPDTIIALGGGSPMDAAKIMWVMYEHPEVRFEDLAMRFMDIRKRVYPFPKMGEKAMMVSIPTSAGTGSEVTPFAVITDEKTGVKYPLADYELTPNMAIVDAELMMNMPKGLTAASGIDALTHAIEAYVSVLASEYTNGMALEAMRLIFKYLPQAYNEGTTNIKAREKMASASTMAGMAFANAFLGVCHSMAHKLGSEHHVPHGVANALLINEVIRFNAVDNPRKQAAFPQYKYPNAKWRYARMADYLQLGGNTEDEKIELLIKAIDELKAKINIPMTISEAGVSKEKFYATLDHMSEQAFDDQCTGANPRYPLISELKQMYINVFEK; encoded by the coding sequence ATGAAAGTAACAAACGTAGAAGAATTAATGATTAGAATAAAAGAGGTTAGAAGTGCTCAAAAGGAGTTTTCTACTTATTCTCAAGACCAGGTAGATGAAATATTTAGACAAGCAGCAATGGCTGCAAATAATTCAAGAATTGATTTAGCAAAGATGGCAGTAGAAGAAACAGGTATGGGAATTGTAGAAGACAAGGTTATAAAAAACCATTTTGCTTCAGAATATATATATAATCAATATAAAGATGAAAAAACTTGTGGAGTTATAGATGTAGATAAATCTTTTGGTATTACAAAAATCGCAGAACCAATAGGAGTTGTAGCTGCCATTGTGCCAACTACAAATCCAACATCTACAGCAATATTTAAAGCTCTTATATCGTTAAAAACTAGAAATGGTATCATTTTCTCCCCACATCCAAGAAGTAAAAAGTCCACTATTGCAGCAGCTAAAATAATACTGGATGCAGCAGTTAAAGCGGGCGCTCCAAAAGGAATAATAGCGTGGATAGATGAGCCCTCAGTAGAACTATCACAAGTAGTTATGAGAGAATCAGATATAATACTTGCAACAGGTGGCCCGGGAATGGTTAAAGCTGCTTATTCTTCAGGAAAACCAGCTATCGGAGTTGGCGCAGGAAATACACCAGCAATTATTGATGAAACAGCTGAAATTAAAATGTCTGTAAACTCGATTTTACTTTCTAAGAGCTTTGATAATGGGGTAATATGTGCTTCAGAACAATCAGTATTAGTTATGGAAGAAATATATGATGAAGTTAGGAAAGAGTTTTCTGAAAGAGGAGCTTATATCCTTAAAAAAGCGGAAGTAGACAAAGTAAGAAAAATAATATTAACTAACGGATCATTAAATGCAAATATAGTAGGTCAATCTGCATTTAAGATAGCAGAAATGGCAGGAGTGAAAGTTCCTGAAGAAACAAAGGTAATTATAGGAGAAGTTGAATCTGTAGAACTTGAAGAAGCATTTTCACACGAAAAATTATCTCCAGTGCTTGCTATGTATAAGGTTAAAACTTTTGATGAAGCACTAACAAAAGCAGAAAGACTTGTTGAACTTGGAGGCTTTGGACATACATCATCATTATACACTCACAGAACTAAGTCTGCAGATAGAATAGCTAAGTTTGGTGCAACCATGAAAACAGGAAGGGTTATAGTAAACATGCCGGCGGCTCAAGGCGCTATAGGTGATCTATACAACTTTAAGCTAGCTCCTTCATTAACCCTGGGTTGTGGATCATGGGGTGGAAACTCCGTATCAGAAAACGTGGGAGTTAAACATTTATTAAATGTGAAGAGTGTAGCTGAGAGGAGAGAAAACATGCTTTGGTTTAGAGTTCCAGAAAAAGTTTATTTTAAATATGGTAGTCTTGGAGTAGCATTAAAAGAATTAAAGGACATGAACAAGAAAAAAGCATTTATAGTAACTGACAAGGTTCTTTATGACCTAGGATACGTTGACAAAGTTACAAGCATTTTAGAAGAAACTGGAGTAGAATTTAAAATATTCTATGATGTAGAACCGGACCCAACTCTTGCTATAGCAAAAAAAGGTGCTAAAGAAATGGAAATATTTAAGCCAGATACAATAATAGCACTTGGTGGTGGCTCACCGATGGATGCAGCTAAAATCATGTGGGTAATGTATGAGCATCCTGAAGTAAGATTCGAAGATTTAGCTATGAGATTTATGGATATCAGAAAGAGAGTATATCCTTTCCCTAAAATGGGTGAAAAAGCTATGATGGTTTCAATACCAACTTCAGCAGGAACAGGTTCAGAGGTTACTCCATTTGCAGTAATTACCGATGAGAAAACAGGAGTTAAATATCCATTAGCTGATTATGAGTTAACTCCAAATATGGCCATAGTAGATGCAGAACTTATGATGAATATGCCAAAGGGACTCACGGCAGCTTCTGGTATAGATGCATTAACTCATGCTATAGAAGCCTATGTATCAGTACTTGCATCGGAATATACTAATGGAATGGCTTTAGAAGCAATGAGATTAATATTCAAGTATTTACCACAAGCTTATAATGAGGGTACAACTAATATAAAAGCAAGAGAAAAAATGGCTAGTGCATCAACAATGGCTGGTATGGCTTTTGCAAATGCTTTCCTAGGAGTATGTCATTCCATGGCACATAAATTAGGTTCAGAGCATCATGTACCACACGGTGTTGCTAATGCATTACTAATCAATGAAGTTATAAGATTCAACGCTGTAGATAACCCAAGAAAACAAGCAGCCTTCCCACAATATAAATACCCAAATGCTAAGTGGAGATATGCAAGAATGGCTGACTATTTACAACTAGGTGGAAACACAGAAGATGAAAAAATAGAATTATTAATTAAAGCTATTGATGAATTAAAAGCTAAAATTAACATCCCTATGACAATAAGTGAAGCAGGCGTTTCTAAAGAAAAATTCTATGCTACCTTAGATCATATGAGTGAGCAAGCTTTTGATGACCAATGTACAGGAGCTAATCCAAGATATCCATTGATTAGTGAACTTAAGCAAATGTATATAAATGTCTTTGAAAAATAA